One window from the genome of Roseomonas haemaphysalidis encodes:
- a CDS encoding DUF3108 domain-containing protein encodes MSFSARMALCLAALAACSAPAVAEPLRAIYSIRGGGLQVMQVEAVFELDQPARYSIRAQWRTTGMARLFGGAEFSGGTEGRFVGGEARPTRYAVEGTWRGERRQTVLDYPGGQPVLRVRLPPDNDGREPVSEAMMRGTIDQFSAVAQLSRMIATNGRCDGQAGIYEGVRVVRMQARTAGRDRIFPWSTAWTGEATRCSFTGQQVAGFKADDDARVREPQEGTAWMASPRPGAPPIPVRVEVPSRLFGSLTVYLMEVDGVAANALASNAGSSDARSATGAPPAASRAP; translated from the coding sequence ATGTCCTTTTCCGCCCGCATGGCGCTCTGCCTTGCCGCCCTCGCCGCCTGTTCCGCCCCCGCCGTGGCCGAGCCGCTGCGGGCGATCTACAGCATCCGCGGCGGCGGCCTGCAGGTGATGCAGGTGGAGGCGGTGTTCGAGCTGGATCAGCCGGCCCGTTACTCCATCCGAGCGCAATGGCGCACCACCGGCATGGCGCGGCTGTTCGGCGGCGCGGAATTCAGCGGCGGCACCGAAGGCCGCTTTGTGGGAGGTGAAGCCCGTCCCACGCGTTACGCTGTGGAGGGCACGTGGCGTGGCGAGCGGCGGCAGACGGTGCTGGATTACCCCGGCGGCCAGCCGGTGCTGCGGGTCCGCCTGCCGCCTGACAATGACGGGCGCGAGCCGGTTTCCGAAGCCATGATGCGCGGCACCATCGACCAGTTCAGCGCCGTCGCCCAGTTGTCCCGCATGATCGCCACGAACGGGCGCTGCGACGGCCAGGCCGGCATCTACGAGGGGGTGCGGGTGGTGCGCATGCAGGCACGCACCGCCGGGCGCGACCGCATCTTTCCCTGGAGCACCGCCTGGACCGGCGAGGCCACGCGATGCAGCTTCACCGGCCAGCAGGTGGCGGGCTTCAAGGCCGATGACGACGCGCGGGTGCGCGAGCCGCAGGAAGGCACGGCCTGGATGGCGTCGCCGCGCCCCGGCGCGCCGCCCATCCCGGTGCGGGTCGAGGTGCCGAGCCGGTTGTTCGGCAGCCTGACCGTCTACCTCATGGAGGTGGACGGCGTTGCCGCCAATGCGCTGGCCAGCAACGCCGGCAGCTCGGACGCGCGTTCCGCCACGGGCGCGCCACCCGCGGCGTCGCGCGCGCCATAG
- a CDS encoding phasin family protein codes for MAGTTNVTKLAGKATTLAAETVRKVAEQNAAQVEKAIETGAANTLNTLEKTPMDQMTQTADTMQKGAEDVAEFGRGNVEAFTKATQTYMAGLQDLSRQAFSMMQGFGEQSIENAKALSSVRSVKEAAELNTAFLKSAMEKSVSETTKLNEAAFKLAEQASAPIAARWTLAMEKMTKPAIRM; via the coding sequence ATGGCTGGCACGACCAATGTGACGAAACTGGCGGGCAAGGCCACGACTCTCGCCGCCGAGACGGTGCGCAAGGTGGCCGAGCAGAATGCTGCGCAGGTCGAGAAGGCTATCGAGACCGGCGCCGCCAATACCCTGAACACTTTGGAGAAGACCCCCATGGACCAGATGACCCAGACCGCCGACACCATGCAGAAGGGTGCCGAGGACGTGGCCGAGTTCGGCCGCGGCAACGTCGAGGCCTTCACCAAGGCGACGCAGACCTACATGGCTGGCCTGCAGGACCTCAGCCGCCAGGCCTTCAGCATGATGCAGGGCTTTGGCGAGCAGTCGATCGAGAATGCCAAGGCGCTGTCCTCGGTCCGCAGCGTCAAGGAAGCGGCGGAGCTGAACACCGCCTTCTTGAAGTCCGCCATGGAGAAGTCGGTCAGCGAGACCACCAAGCTGAACGAGGCCGCCTTCAAGCTGGCCGAGCAGGCTTCGGCGCCGATCGCCGCCCGCTGGACGCTGGCGATGGAGAAGATGACCAAGCCCGCCATCCGCATGTGA
- the gph gene encoding phosphoglycolate phosphatase (PGP is an essential enzyme in the glycolate salvage pathway in higher organisms (photorespiration in plants). Phosphoglycolate results from the oxidase activity of RubisCO in the Calvin cycle when concentrations of carbon dioxide are low relative to oxygen. This enzyme is a member of the Haloacid Dehalogenase (HAD) superfamily of aspartate-nucleophile hydrolase enzymes (PF00702).) translates to MQPTAIFDLDGTLVDSVPDIHAALNRLMAARALPGFSLAQVTGFIGDGVPTLLLRAFAAHGQQPDTTAYPEFLADYEASAAIHTRPFEGIPAVLDALQASGWRLAVCTNKPEAAARLLLEALGLLGRFAAVGGGDSFPTRKPDPAHLLATLRLAGGAPERSVMIGDHHNDMAAAAGAGMPAVFVAWGYGARDAAGGAPVAERASELPALLASALAATPSTSMR, encoded by the coding sequence ATGCAACCCACCGCGATCTTCGACCTCGACGGCACCCTGGTGGACAGCGTGCCCGACATCCATGCCGCGCTGAACCGCCTGATGGCGGCGCGCGCCCTGCCCGGCTTCAGCTTGGCACAGGTGACCGGCTTCATCGGCGATGGCGTGCCAACGCTGCTGCTGCGCGCCTTTGCCGCGCATGGGCAGCAGCCGGACACCACCGCCTACCCGGAATTTCTGGCCGACTACGAAGCCAGCGCCGCCATCCACACCCGGCCATTCGAGGGCATTCCTGCGGTGCTGGACGCGCTGCAGGCATCGGGCTGGCGCCTAGCCGTCTGCACCAACAAGCCGGAAGCCGCGGCGCGGCTGCTGCTGGAAGCGCTGGGGCTACTGGGGCGGTTCGCGGCGGTGGGCGGCGGCGACAGCTTCCCGACCCGCAAGCCCGACCCGGCCCACCTGCTGGCGACGCTGCGGCTGGCAGGCGGCGCCCCGGAGCGGTCGGTGATGATCGGCGACCACCACAACGACATGGCGGCCGCCGCCGGCGCTGGCATGCCGGCGGTATTCGTCGCCTGGGGCTATGGCGCGCGCGACGCCGCGGGTGGCGCGCCCGTGGCGGAACGCGCGTCCGAGCTGCCGGCGTTGCTGGCCAGCGCATTGGCGGCAACGCCGTCCACCTCCATGAGGTAG
- a CDS encoding sensor histidine kinase yields the protein MTREFRLNLVVRRLSHAVPLVLLSVAVLMLGEHFIESEWDEARLSRLEQGLTTQQDMLDLLQQDIASGSAEAARHASLQEGLRSLRGLADQEAEIRPYHRILTTAIASPDVAAPGTPLRGELVAAGLQELGTTLTREITEQRQRTRLLHRASSLIILVTGATGVVLLMVRLRRTRQQMSALTRRAAQALARISAVYKAAPVGMALLDPELRVVDANSILVGMAGRPIQFGTELTQAMPELAEALVPLLRTAMEHGDGVPGQELVVDSQHPGEARHYVVTAEPVTDGGQAMLSLVVVDVTDRVAAETWRGEAVAELNHRVKNALATVQALAAQTLRGAGDDPHRFAADFSARLGALSRSHELIAASGWNGTTVEQTVHAALGPWLPSGRVAVMGPAGLPLRAAQVQALVIALAELAGNAVRHGALSAGGGRVALSWDMGADGMVRLNWQERGGPGLPAAPPRRGFGLRFLERGLPHDLGPEARAVMRFDSAGLIYEVRFPLQLSGRAELARASGAAA from the coding sequence ATGACGCGCGAGTTCCGTTTGAACCTAGTGGTCCGGCGCCTGAGCCATGCGGTGCCGCTGGTGCTGCTGTCCGTTGCCGTCCTCATGCTTGGCGAGCATTTCATCGAGTCCGAATGGGATGAGGCCCGGCTGTCCCGACTGGAACAGGGGCTGACGACCCAGCAGGACATGCTGGACCTGCTGCAACAGGACATCGCCAGCGGTTCGGCGGAAGCAGCCCGCCATGCCTCCCTCCAGGAGGGACTGCGCAGCCTGCGCGGGCTCGCGGACCAGGAAGCCGAGATCCGCCCGTATCATCGCATCCTGACCACGGCGATCGCGTCGCCCGACGTTGCGGCGCCGGGAACGCCGCTGCGTGGCGAACTGGTGGCGGCCGGCCTGCAGGAACTGGGCACCACCCTGACGCGGGAGATCACCGAGCAGCGGCAGCGGACACGGCTTCTGCACCGCGCCAGCAGCCTCATCATCCTGGTGACCGGTGCGACCGGCGTGGTGCTGCTGATGGTGCGCCTGCGCCGGACCCGGCAGCAGATGTCGGCGTTGACGCGGCGTGCCGCGCAGGCGCTTGCCCGGATCTCGGCCGTCTATAAGGCAGCGCCGGTCGGCATGGCGTTGCTGGACCCGGAGCTGCGCGTGGTGGATGCCAATTCTATTCTGGTTGGCATGGCCGGCAGGCCGATCCAGTTCGGCACCGAGCTGACCCAGGCCATGCCGGAACTGGCGGAAGCCCTGGTGCCGCTGTTGCGCACCGCCATGGAGCATGGCGATGGCGTGCCCGGCCAGGAACTCGTGGTGGACTCCCAGCATCCCGGCGAAGCGCGGCACTATGTGGTCACGGCCGAGCCGGTGACCGACGGCGGGCAGGCGATGCTGTCGCTGGTGGTGGTGGACGTGACCGACCGGGTGGCCGCGGAAACCTGGCGGGGCGAGGCGGTGGCCGAGCTGAACCACCGCGTCAAGAACGCCCTGGCCACGGTGCAGGCCCTGGCGGCACAGACGCTGCGGGGCGCCGGCGACGACCCGCACCGTTTCGCGGCGGATTTCAGCGCCCGGCTCGGCGCGCTGTCCCGTTCGCACGAATTGATCGCGGCTAGCGGCTGGAACGGCACCACCGTGGAGCAGACCGTCCACGCCGCGTTGGGCCCCTGGCTGCCGTCCGGCCGCGTGGCGGTGATGGGGCCGGCGGGGCTGCCGTTGCGTGCGGCGCAGGTGCAGGCCCTGGTGATCGCGCTGGCGGAGCTGGCGGGCAATGCCGTCCGCCACGGGGCGCTGTCCGCCGGTGGCGGCCGGGTCGCATTGTCGTGGGACATGGGCGCGGACGGCATGGTCCGCCTCAACTGGCAGGAACGCGGTGGACCCGGCCTGCCGGCCGCGCCGCCCCGCCGCGGCTTTGGGCTGCGTTTCCTGGAGCGCGGCCTGCCGCACGACCTGGGGCCGGAAGCCCGCGCCGTCATGCGGTTCGACAGTGCCGGGCTGATCTATGAAGTCCGGTTTCCACTGCAACTGAGCGGCCGTGCCGAGCTGGCACGCGCCTCCGGCGCCGCCGCCTGA
- a CDS encoding EF-hand domain-containing protein, whose amino-acid sequence MLTLGLIGASLAAAALPALAQPAPGRGPDRMQARIFQQADSNHDNRLTEDEAMAYLAARFAEADADHDGALTPEEVGTYLRAQWEAARPGPAAGRERRTPPPHMQRMMADRQARIFRMADANRDGRVTLDEARPLAAMFFRAADSNGDGALEMSELRRPAPRPPGERRGPPPPPAAQPAPAR is encoded by the coding sequence ATGCTCACCCTCGGACTGATCGGCGCCTCGCTCGCCGCCGCCGCGTTGCCGGCGCTGGCCCAGCCGGCGCCCGGCCGGGGTCCCGACCGCATGCAGGCCCGCATCTTCCAGCAGGCCGACAGCAACCACGACAATCGCCTGACCGAAGATGAGGCCATGGCCTATCTCGCGGCACGCTTCGCCGAGGCCGATGCCGACCACGATGGCGCCCTGACCCCGGAGGAGGTGGGGACCTATTTGCGCGCTCAATGGGAAGCCGCCCGTCCCGGCCCCGCGGCCGGCCGTGAACGCCGCACCCCGCCGCCACACATGCAGCGCATGATGGCCGACCGTCAGGCCCGGATCTTCCGCATGGCCGATGCCAACCGCGACGGCCGCGTGACGCTGGATGAGGCGAGGCCGCTGGCCGCCATGTTCTTCCGCGCCGCCGACAGCAACGGGGACGGGGCGCTGGAGATGTCGGAGCTGCGCCGTCCGGCACCGCGCCCGCCTGGTGAGCGCCGCGGCCCGCCGCCGCCGCCGGCCGCGCAGCCCGCTCCGGCGCGCTGA
- the clpS gene encoding ATP-dependent Clp protease adapter ClpS, with amino-acid sequence MTDQDERQVRYRRGPMGSGAAADLWPASGPAPEPPGGPGNPGGGNGVDAPPGGGNGDDTGTNVVVKARPKTRKPAMYKVLMLNDDYTPMEFVVHVLERFFQKNREEATRIMLHVHRRGVGVCGVFTYEVAETKVTQVMDLARQNQHPLQCTIEKD; translated from the coding sequence ATGACCGATCAGGACGAGCGCCAGGTCCGGTATCGGCGCGGGCCCATGGGGTCCGGCGCGGCGGCGGACCTGTGGCCGGCGAGTGGACCGGCTCCCGAACCCCCCGGCGGCCCCGGCAACCCTGGCGGAGGCAACGGCGTCGACGCCCCTCCGGGCGGCGGCAACGGGGATGACACCGGCACCAACGTGGTGGTCAAGGCGCGGCCCAAGACGCGCAAGCCCGCCATGTACAAGGTGCTGATGCTCAACGACGACTACACGCCCATGGAGTTCGTGGTGCATGTCCTGGAGCGCTTCTTCCAGAAGAACCGGGAAGAAGCGACCCGCATCATGCTGCACGTCCACCGGCGGGGCGTCGGGGTTTGTGGCGTCTTCACCTACGAGGTGGCCGAAACCAAGGTGACGCAGGTGATGGATCTGGCGCGCCAGAACCAGCATCCCCTGCAATGCACCATTGAAAAGGACTGA
- a CDS encoding D-alanyl-D-alanine carboxypeptidase family protein, producing the protein MRVVLAMGMAARGLLRNGTGRAVSPRAAGSRQWRLALAGLAGAATLAGLLPGVAQAQIGSARYASVVMEPRTGNLLSSTNPDEPRHPASLTKMMTLYMLFDAMRAGHISPESRLVMTPTAAAKPPSKLGLRVGYSLSVEQGIYALVTKSANDIASLIGETLGGGDEDRFARMMTLRARAIGMTNTTFRNASGLPDIEQVTTARDMATLGRRLQQDFPERYHYFGTRNVVVSGSTLRNHNRMLDSYEGVDGIKTGYIDASGFNIVTSARRDNVRLIVSVFGGNSWTERDRHAAVLLDQGFAQMGVGGSGRTVMASAPSLVPAAAAAGAIAARRGRGTPSLVARAEAAPVAQRGGSARLVSTAAPVLNPAAGRAAARGTGGRVTARAEPAAPARGTASRRVRVVVEQGDGGPVRATLRRPARPAAQPARSNRR; encoded by the coding sequence ATGCGTGTGGTTCTGGCCATGGGGATGGCCGCGCGCGGCTTGCTGCGCAATGGCACGGGGCGGGCAGTTAGCCCCCGTGCGGCGGGTTCGCGCCAATGGCGCCTCGCCCTGGCCGGCCTGGCCGGAGCCGCGACGCTGGCGGGCCTGCTGCCTGGCGTGGCACAGGCGCAGATCGGCAGCGCCCGCTACGCCTCGGTGGTGATGGAGCCGCGCACGGGCAACCTGCTGTCGTCCACCAATCCGGACGAGCCGCGCCACCCTGCCTCGCTCACTAAGATGATGACCCTGTACATGCTGTTCGACGCCATGCGCGCCGGGCACATTTCACCGGAGTCGCGGCTGGTGATGACGCCCACCGCCGCCGCCAAGCCGCCGTCCAAGCTGGGGTTGCGGGTCGGCTACAGCCTGTCGGTGGAGCAGGGCATCTATGCCCTGGTCACGAAGTCGGCCAACGACATCGCCTCGCTGATCGGCGAAACGCTGGGCGGTGGCGACGAGGACCGCTTCGCACGGATGATGACGCTGCGGGCGCGTGCCATCGGCATGACCAACACCACCTTCCGCAACGCCTCCGGCCTGCCGGACATCGAGCAGGTGACCACGGCCCGGGACATGGCGACGCTGGGCCGCCGGCTGCAACAGGACTTCCCCGAGCGCTACCACTATTTCGGCACCCGCAACGTGGTGGTCAGCGGCTCCACCCTGCGCAATCACAACCGCATGCTGGACAGCTACGAAGGCGTGGACGGCATCAAGACCGGCTACATCGACGCCTCGGGCTTCAACATCGTCACCAGCGCGCGGCGCGACAACGTGCGGCTGATCGTGTCCGTGTTCGGCGGCAATTCCTGGACCGAGCGTGACCGCCACGCCGCGGTGCTGCTGGACCAGGGCTTCGCGCAGATGGGCGTGGGCGGCAGCGGCCGCACCGTGATGGCGAGCGCCCCCAGCCTGGTGCCAGCCGCCGCAGCCGCCGGGGCCATCGCGGCGCGGCGCGGCCGTGGCACGCCGAGCCTGGTGGCGCGGGCCGAGGCGGCGCCGGTGGCGCAGCGCGGCGGCAGTGCCCGCCTGGTTTCCACCGCCGCGCCGGTGCTGAACCCGGCGGCCGGCCGCGCCGCCGCGCGCGGCACCGGTGGCCGCGTGACCGCCCGTGCCGAGCCCGCCGCGCCCGCCCGCGGCACCGCCAGCCGCCGCGTGCGCGTGGTGGTGGAGCAGGGGGATGGCGGCCCGGTGCGCGCCACCCTGCGCCGCCCCGCCCGCCCGGCCGCGCAGCCGGCGCGCAGCAACCGGCGCTGA
- the clpA gene encoding ATP-dependent Clp protease ATP-binding subunit ClpA has product MLSRNLEQTLHRALALANDRRHEYATLEHLLLALVDDTDAATVLRACGVDQDKLKRDLAEFLDKDLAGLVTERTGEPKPTAGFQRVVQRAAIHVQSSGRDEVSGANVLVALFSERESHAVYFLQLQDMTRLDAVNFISHGIAKAPGRSANRPVTGQAPNTPPEEPGVEKEEKPQARRGQDALSNYCVNLNKKAQAGKIDPLIGRDQEIERTIQILCRRTKNNPLYVGDPGVGKTAIAEGLAKRIIEGDVPEVLLKSTIFALDMGALLAGTRYRGDFEERLKAVVNELEQQPGSILFIDEIHTVIGAGATSGGAMDASNLLKPALAQGTLRCVGSTTYKEYRQHFEKDRALVRRFQKIDVNEPTVEDAVKILTGLKTNYEKHHKVKYTPEAIRAAVELSSKYIHDRKLPDKAIDVIDEVGASRMLLPENKRRKTVTLKDVEEIVAKIARIPPKSVSSDDKETLRTLERDLKSMVFGQDKAIEALSAAIKLARAGLRDPEKPIGNYLFSGPTGVGKTEVAKQLAKTLGIELIRFDMSEYMERHSISRLIGAPPGYVGFDQGGLLTDSIDQHPHAVLLLDEIEKAHQELYNILLQVMDHGKLTDHNGKTVDFRNVILIMTTNAGAADMAKPGIGFGQQVRKGEDEEAVKRLFTPEFRNRLDAVVPFSGLTQEIVGNVVEKFVMQLEAQLADRNVTIELSSAAKEWLAEKGYDPLYGARPLARVIQEYVKKPLAEELLFGKLVKGGSVKVGLKDGELTFDMQEAVLTALPKPDGDESEKEPEVAD; this is encoded by the coding sequence ATGCTGTCCCGCAACCTAGAGCAGACGCTCCATCGTGCGCTGGCCCTCGCCAACGACCGCCGGCACGAATACGCGACGCTCGAACATCTTCTCCTCGCCCTTGTGGACGACACCGACGCCGCCACCGTGCTGCGCGCCTGCGGCGTCGACCAGGACAAGCTGAAGCGCGATCTGGCGGAGTTCCTGGACAAGGACCTCGCCGGGCTGGTCACGGAGCGCACCGGCGAGCCGAAGCCGACGGCCGGCTTCCAGCGCGTCGTGCAGCGCGCGGCCATCCACGTGCAGTCCTCGGGCCGCGACGAGGTGTCGGGGGCCAATGTCCTCGTCGCCCTGTTCAGCGAGCGCGAAAGCCATGCTGTCTATTTCCTGCAGTTGCAGGACATGACGCGGCTGGACGCGGTCAACTTCATTAGCCACGGCATCGCCAAGGCGCCCGGGCGCAGCGCCAACCGGCCTGTCACAGGCCAGGCGCCCAATACCCCTCCAGAGGAGCCGGGCGTGGAGAAGGAGGAGAAGCCGCAGGCCCGCCGGGGTCAGGACGCGCTGTCGAACTACTGCGTGAACCTGAACAAGAAGGCGCAGGCCGGCAAGATCGACCCGCTGATCGGCCGCGATCAGGAGATCGAGCGGACCATCCAGATCCTGTGCCGCCGCACCAAGAACAACCCGCTCTACGTGGGCGATCCCGGCGTCGGCAAGACCGCCATTGCCGAGGGCCTGGCCAAGCGGATCATCGAGGGCGACGTGCCCGAGGTGCTGCTGAAGTCCACCATCTTCGCGCTCGACATGGGCGCGCTGCTGGCCGGTACCCGCTACCGCGGTGACTTCGAGGAGCGGCTGAAGGCCGTGGTCAACGAGCTGGAGCAGCAGCCCGGCTCCATCCTGTTCATCGACGAGATCCACACCGTGATCGGTGCTGGCGCGACGTCGGGCGGCGCGATGGATGCCTCGAACCTGCTGAAGCCGGCGCTGGCCCAGGGCACGCTGCGTTGCGTCGGTTCCACCACCTACAAGGAATACCGCCAGCACTTCGAGAAGGACCGCGCCCTGGTCCGCCGCTTCCAGAAGATCGACGTCAACGAGCCGACGGTCGAGGATGCGGTGAAGATCCTGACCGGCCTCAAGACGAACTACGAGAAGCATCACAAGGTCAAGTACACGCCTGAGGCGATCCGGGCGGCGGTGGAACTGTCCTCCAAGTACATCCACGACCGCAAGCTGCCCGACAAGGCGATTGACGTGATCGACGAGGTGGGCGCGAGCCGGATGCTCTTGCCGGAGAACAAGCGCCGCAAGACCGTGACGCTGAAGGACGTGGAGGAGATCGTGGCGAAGATCGCCCGCATCCCACCCAAGTCCGTGTCGTCGGACGACAAGGAAACGCTCCGCACGCTGGAGCGCGACCTGAAGTCCATGGTGTTCGGCCAGGACAAGGCGATCGAGGCGCTGTCCGCCGCGATCAAGCTGGCCCGGGCCGGCCTGCGCGACCCGGAGAAGCCAATCGGCAACTACCTGTTCAGCGGCCCCACCGGCGTCGGCAAGACCGAGGTGGCCAAGCAGCTGGCCAAGACGCTGGGCATCGAGCTGATCCGCTTCGACATGTCGGAGTACATGGAGCGGCACAGCATCAGCCGGCTGATCGGCGCCCCGCCGGGCTATGTGGGCTTCGACCAGGGCGGGTTGCTGACCGACAGCATCGACCAGCATCCTCATGCCGTGCTGCTGCTCGATGAGATCGAGAAGGCGCACCAGGAGCTCTACAACATCCTGTTGCAGGTGATGGACCACGGGAAGCTGACCGATCACAACGGCAAGACGGTCGACTTCCGCAACGTGATCCTGATTATGACCACCAACGCGGGTGCCGCGGACATGGCCAAGCCCGGCATCGGCTTCGGCCAGCAGGTCCGCAAGGGCGAGGACGAGGAGGCCGTGAAGCGGCTGTTCACGCCCGAGTTCCGCAACCGCCTGGATGCCGTGGTACCCTTCTCCGGCCTGACGCAGGAGATCGTCGGCAACGTGGTCGAGAAGTTCGTGATGCAGCTGGAAGCCCAGCTCGCGGATCGCAACGTGACCATCGAGCTGTCTTCCGCCGCCAAGGAATGGCTGGCCGAGAAGGGCTACGACCCTCTGTATGGCGCCCGCCCGCTGGCGCGCGTCATCCAGGAATACGTCAAGAAGCCGCTGGCCGAGGAGCTGCTGTTCGGCAAGCTGGTGAAGGGCGGTTCGGTCAAGGTCGGCCTGAAGGATGGCGAGCTGACGTTCGACATGCAGGAAGCGGTGCTGACCGCCCTGCCCAAGCCCGATGGCGACGAAAGCGAGAAGGAACCCGAGGTGGCGGATTGA